In Edaphobacter aggregans, the sequence CGCCTCATCGACAGCCTCACGCATGGAATGAGGCCGCAAATCAAGCTGAATATCATGCGCATCCAACTCCGCCATCTCCATCGCCTGACCAACCAGGCGATCGAGACGGCCGGCCTCCTCTTCAATCACCTGCATCATCTCATCGCTCTGCTCGCGATTGAGGAGCGGATCAGTCCGCAGGCTGGTAATGGCCGCAGTGATCGAAGTCAGCGGAGTCCGCAGCTCATGCGCAACCGAATCCAGCAGCGCATTGCGCAGCCGTTCGCTCTCACGCGAAGCCTCTACACGCGTCAGCGTCTCCACCGCACCGGCACGCTCGATCGCAATAGCCGCAAGCCCGCAAACCGCATCTAGCGCCTCAGGAGAGGTCCCCGACCCAGTGATACCCACCGCCCCAATCGGCCGCGTCCCCAGCAGGATCGGCACCAGCGTCACATCGCGCTCCTCGTCCCGCCGATGATCGCGCATGAACGCTGCATCACGAAGCTCCGCCGCCGTCACGTCCATATAGTTCGGACTCGACCGGTAGATACGGTCCTTCTCGCGCAAATAAACCGCCGCCCCCACAAGGTTGAACGTCGCCGCAATCATCTGCGGCAGTACATTCAGCAGGTCGATCACATTGCCCTTCACCAGCATCTGCTGGCTGAACTCATACAACCGTTCCGCCTCGCGCTGACGCCGCCGCGATATCTTCGCCTCGCTCCGAGCTTTCTCCGCCAGTTGGCTCGCGACAATGCCAGTGACCAGAAACGCAAATAACGCAATCCAGTTCCGTCCATCGCCAATCGTGAAGGTAAGCACCGGCGGTAGAAAGAAGAAGTTGAAAGCAGCCGCAGAGAGGATAGAAAGATAAATCGAATGGCGAAGACCCCAGTTGGCCGCGACCACCAGAATCCCAATCATGAACGTTAGCGCGACCGTAGTCTCATTGACATGCAGCCAACGAAAGTAGACAGCTACAATGACAGCGGCAGTAGCCGTTGACACCACGTACCGAATGACACTTTTCCTAGCCGATCGTCGCACCACCCTATCTTAGCCGTATGCCCAACCGAGACCCACAATCCGCCGCAGCAAAGAGCCCAGAAGAATGGCTCGAACAGGTCGCGCCCGAGAAGACGCGCGGCACCTTCAAGCTCTTCCTCGGCTACGCGCCCGGAGTAGGCAAGACGTACAACATGCTGAGCGAAGCAATCCGGCGCCATCAGCGCGGCGAAGACATCGTGATCGGCGTAGTCGAGACACACGGTCGCCCACGCACCGCCGAGCTGGCCCAACAACTGGAGCAGGTCCCACGTCGCAAGATCGAGTACAAAGGAGTCGTCTTCGAAGAGATGGACCTCGACGGCATCTTGGCCCGCAAGCCGCAAATCGTACTCATCGACGAGCTCGCACACACCAACATCGAGGGCAGTAAGCACCGCAAGCGCTACGAAGACGTCCTCGATATCCTAGCCGCAAATATTGACGTACTCGCCACCATGAACGTGCAGCACATCGAGAGCGTCGCGCCCACCGTCCAGAGCGTCACCGGCGTGCAGATCCGCGAGACTGTTCCGGACTGGCTGATCCAGCGAGCTGACGAGATCGTGATGGCGGACCTAACGCCCGAAGCCCTGCAGACCCGTATGCGACGCGGCGACATCTACGGAGTCGACCGCGCGGAAAAGGCATTGGCAAATTTCTTCCGCCGCGGCAATCTGATCGCGCTCCGCGAACTTGCGTTACAACACGTCACCAAGGCCGTCGACCGCACCCTGACGGCCTACATGGACGCCAAACGCATCGAAGCCAACTGGGCTGTGCGCGAGCGAGTAGCAGTCTGCATCAGCTCGAACAGTGCATCGCAAACCCTGATCGCCCGTGGCGCCCGAGTTGCAGAAGGCGTGGGCGGAGAACTCTTCGTTCTGCACATCGATACCAACGAAGATCTCGCCAAGGACGAGCAGAGCACTTTGGCAGCCAACCTTCAGTTCGCCCGCAACCTCAACGCTCAGGTCTTCGTCATCAAGGGCAAGAACATCGCCCACACCGCCGCCACCTTCGTCCGTGAAAAGCGGATCACCCATATCGTCTTCGGACGCACGGCGGTCACAGGCCTGCGAAAATACCTGTACTACTGGGCGATTCAACACTTTCTGCGGGAAGCACCAAATGTCGACGTCCACATCGTCACGCAGCACTCGGAGCACGAATGAAGCAACCGGAACGCGATCTGCCCGCGAAGGTCTTGATCGTAGATGACGAGCCCCAAATCACGCGCGTACTGCGAACAGCACTCTCGACGCAGGGTTACTCGCTTCGCATCGCTGCCAACGGCGTGGAAGGAATGGAAGCCGTCCATGAGTGGCGTCCGGACCTGGTGATCACCGACCTCGCCATGCCTGAGATGGACGGCGTCGAGCTATGCCGCAGCATTCGCGCCATCTCGAAAGTCCCCATCCTTGTTTTGTCGGTACGCAATCAGGACCGCACGAAGATCGAGGCGCTCGATGCCGGCGCGGACGACTACGTCACGAAGCCCTTCAGCATCCAGGAACTACAAGCCCGCGTCCGAGCCCAGCTTCGCCGCCACTTTGCAAGCCAACCGGAAGCCCAACAGGTGATTGCTCTCGGAGACTTCGTGATCGATATTCCGCAACACCGAGTAGTGGTTCGTGGTCAGGAGGTTCACCTGACTCCAAAGCAGTTCGATCTGCTCGTTGTCCTGGCTCAGCATGCAGGCCAGGTGTTGACGCATCGTGCCCTTTTACATGCCGTGTGGAACTCCAACGCAGATCAACCGGAATATCTGCGCGTCAACATCGGCCAACTACGCAAGAAGATCGAAACCTCCGACGAACCGCAGTACATCATCACAGAACCCTGGATCGGCTATCGTTTCCGGCCAACGGGCAAAGACGACATCTAGCGCGTCTTTACGAATTCTTTACGAATTCCCTATCCATTCTTTATGCGCAAAGTCGTTCCATAGCAATAGCAGCGTTCGCGAAGGAGGCGACGATGCGACGCCATGCGCAAAACATTTGTCTCCATACGCAGTCCAGCATCACACAAGCCTCTAACCGACCCAATAGGCAACTCACTCTACCAACCCCTCTGAATCATCAGGAGAATCACCATGTGGGATATCGGATGCATTGCAGCGAGCGTGGCCTTCTTCCTTATGGCCATCGCCTATACCAGCGGCTGCGAGCGGCTGGGCATGAAGGAGAGCAAATGATGCTTGAGATTGTATTGCTTGGACTCGTGACTGTCGCGTTGCTTGTCTATCTCGTCTATGCGCTTCTGCGCCCGGAACAGTTCTAGCCAGATTCCTAAAAGGAAAGTTTATTCATGACCGCCAACGGTTGGTTTCAAATATGTTTCTTTTTCGGCCTTGTGCTTGTTTGTGCAAAGCCTCTCGGCCTCTATATGGCCCGTGTCTTCGAGCGCGAACGCACCTTTGCCGATCGCCTCTTCAGGCCTCTCGAGAGGTTGATCTACCGTCTCACCGGCGTCGATGAAATGCATGAGATGCGCTGGACGGAATACGGCGTCGCCATGCTGCTTTTCAGCCTTGTCACCATGCTGGTTACGTATGGAATCGAGAGACTCCAGCATGCGCTTCCGCTGAACCCGCAGCATCTCGCCGGTGTAGCGCCAGACCTTGCCGTGAATACCGCTGCCTCGTTCACGACGAACACAAACTGGCAGTCGTACGTGCCCGAGACGACGATGAGCTACCTGACCCAGATGCTCACTCTCGCTTATCACAACTTCTTTTCGGGGGCGGTTGGAATCGCACTGGCTATCGCGCTAGTGCGAGGTATCTCACGGCGTGAGTCGAAAGCGCTGGGCAACTTCTGGGTCGATACGACGCGTGCTGCACTCTGGGTGCTGCTTCCAGCGTGTTTTATCTATGCCCTACTGCTGGTATCGCAAGGCGTCGTGCAGAACTTTCGTCCCTACGATCAGGCGAAGCTCGTCCAGACGCAAACTGTAACCACTACAGGCGCTGACGGCAAGGCGGCCGCGCAGATAGTTACAACG encodes:
- a CDS encoding DUF4118 domain-containing protein, which encodes MSTATAAVIVAVYFRWLHVNETTVALTFMIGILVVAANWGLRHSIYLSILSAAAFNFFFLPPVLTFTIGDGRNWIALFAFLVTGIVASQLAEKARSEAKISRRRQREAERLYEFSQQMLVKGNVIDLLNVLPQMIAATFNLVGAAVYLREKDRIYRSSPNYMDVTAAELRDAAFMRDHRRDEERDVTLVPILLGTRPIGAVGITGSGTSPEALDAVCGLAAIAIERAGAVETLTRVEASRESERLRNALLDSVAHELRTPLTSITAAITSLRTDPLLNREQSDEMMQVIEEEAGRLDRLVGQAMEMAELDAHDIQLDLRPHSMREAVDEALEAVQVPLRTHPVDVRLPDSLPRVEMDLERIAKVLQHLLENAAKYSVEGAPIFISAEVAKGRLVTSVADRGAGVDDFERMMIFDKFYRGQGQRYRVQGTGMGLAIAKAIVEAHGGSIEVTSQAGQGSVFSFALPLAQSSR
- a CDS encoding histidine kinase, with the translated sequence MPNRDPQSAAAKSPEEWLEQVAPEKTRGTFKLFLGYAPGVGKTYNMLSEAIRRHQRGEDIVIGVVETHGRPRTAELAQQLEQVPRRKIEYKGVVFEEMDLDGILARKPQIVLIDELAHTNIEGSKHRKRYEDVLDILAANIDVLATMNVQHIESVAPTVQSVTGVQIRETVPDWLIQRADEIVMADLTPEALQTRMRRGDIYGVDRAEKALANFFRRGNLIALRELALQHVTKAVDRTLTAYMDAKRIEANWAVRERVAVCISSNSASQTLIARGARVAEGVGGELFVLHIDTNEDLAKDEQSTLAANLQFARNLNAQVFVIKGKNIAHTAATFVREKRITHIVFGRTAVTGLRKYLYYWAIQHFLREAPNVDVHIVTQHSEHE
- a CDS encoding response regulator transcription factor; translation: MKQPERDLPAKVLIVDDEPQITRVLRTALSTQGYSLRIAANGVEGMEAVHEWRPDLVITDLAMPEMDGVELCRSIRAISKVPILVLSVRNQDRTKIEALDAGADDYVTKPFSIQELQARVRAQLRRHFASQPEAQQVIALGDFVIDIPQHRVVVRGQEVHLTPKQFDLLVVLAQHAGQVLTHRALLHAVWNSNADQPEYLRVNIGQLRKKIETSDEPQYIITEPWIGYRFRPTGKDDI
- the kdpF gene encoding K(+)-transporting ATPase subunit F, with translation MMLEIVLLGLVTVALLVYLVYALLRPEQF